The Carcharodon carcharias isolate sCarCar2 chromosome 23, sCarCar2.pri, whole genome shotgun sequence genome includes the window cacccggtgcggaagggggtcgggaaggaggaggacctcctcgtgaacctgctcctgggcctggccaagttggccattaacaggtccaggcagcgggcgatcgacgggggagtcccgcccgattgtttgtccctcttccgcggctacgttcgctgccggatgtcctggagaaggagcacgcggtgtctgctggcactctcgaggccttccgtgctcagtgggcaccgcggggactggggtgttttgttgacccctttaatcacattttgatttaaagtttgtaagtttcctttaaactttgttcttggttttacagctgacctgaattaggggctgtgcctgatttatcccaattttgttgatttggttttcatttaaaagattatcagcaaGGTTatgtcgcctcgcgacgcagctctcccccgtcaggagtagcggctatcgtcagagagccgctgctcaggaatccgcccctccgtccttttcagtggttggcggagaggagggctgtggccgcaggggtgaccaggatcggggacgtgctgggtggcggaggactgggctggatgctcccgcaggagttggcgcgacgcgcgtctgtgagtgtccaggtcgcagccgatgccatccaagacctgagaacggtcgtgctcggacccgacgttattttgggtcttgaggtggcccaggtgcgcggtggtcttccgtctgagcgttcccctgttcggacggaattccacattggccccaagccccgaaccctccctcgggtgctggtgccccgcaatatgagccgcctcggggacatgccctctgtgccttttggcacggcaaagacgggctttttgtacggactgctgctgcacaccttccattttctcgcccttgtccgtcgcccggacacgccttggcgtgccttgttgccgtccggcggcggaggcccccgatgggaggccctctacggaggtgtcctccccctttctatcggggacctgggttggagggtgttgcatgcggcagtcccttataataagaggatgcataggttcacggactctcaggacacgtgccctttttgcggtcttgtggagtccgtggaccatgtatacatagggtgttgtaggctgcactccctttttagttatttgaaaaaccttttattgatgttttgtttgcacttcagccccacgctcctgatctatgggcacccggtgcggaagggggtcgggaaggaggaggacctcctcgtgaacctgctcctgggcctggccaagttggccattaacaggtccaggcagcgggcgatcgacgggggagtcccgcccgattgtttgtccctcttccgcggctacgttcgctgccggatgtccctggagaaggagcacgcggtgtctgctggcactctcgaggccttccgtgctcggtgggcaccgcggggactggggtgttttgttgacccctttaatcacattttgatttaaagtttgtaagtttcctttaaactttgttcttggttttacagctgacctgaattaggggctgtgcctgatttatcccaattttgttgatttggttttcatttaaaagattatcaagagttcaaatctcacaatggcaaactatgaaacatgtaacttcatctgaaacagatggaaacaggtttgtactcgaaagagtatcagcAAGGTTatgtcgcctcgcgacgcagctctcccccgtcaggagtagcggctatcgtcagagagccgctgctcaggaatctgcccctcagtccttttcagtggttggcggagaggagggctgtggccgcaggggtgaccaggatcggggacgtgctgggtggcggaggactgggctggatgctcccgcaggagttggcgcgacgcgcgtctgtgagtgtccaggtcgcagccgatgccatccaagacctgagaacggtcgtgctcggacccgacgttattttgggtcttgaggtggcccaggtgcgcggtggtcttccgtctgagcgttcccctgttcggacggaattccacattggccccaagccccgaaccctccctcaggtgctggtgccccgcaatatgagccgcctcggggacatgccctctgtgccttttggcacggcaaagaggggctttttgtacggactgctgctgcacaccttccattttctcgcccttgtccgtcgaccggacacgccctggcgtgccttgttgccgtccggcggcggaggccctcgatgggaggccctctacggtggtgtcctccccctttctatcggggacctgggttggagggtgttgcatgcagcagtcccttataataagaggatgcataggttcacggactctcaggacacatgccctttttgcggtcttgtggagtccgtggaccatgtatacatagggtgttgtaggctgcactccctttttagttatttgaaaaacctttcattgatgttttgtttgcacttcagccccacgctcctgatctatgggcacccggtgcggaagggggtcgggaaggaggaggacctcctcgtgaacctgctcctgggcctggccaagttggccattaacaggtccaggcagcgggcgatcgacgggggagtcccgcccgattgtttgtccctcttccgcggctacgttcgctgccggatgtccctggagaaggagcacgcggtgtctgctggcactctcgaggccttccgtgctcggtgggcaccgcggggactggggtgttttgttgatccctttaatcacattttgatttaaagtttgtaagtttcctttaaactttgttcttggttttacagctgacctgaattaggggctgtgcctgatttatcccaattttgttgatttggttttcatttaaaagattatcaagagttcaaatctcacaatggcaaactatgaaacatgtaacttcatctgaaacagatggaaacaggtttgtactcgaaagagtatcagcAAGGTTatgtcgcctcgcgacgcagctctcccccgtcaggagtagcggctatcgtcagagagccgctgctcaggaatccgcccctccgtccttttcagtggttggcggagaggagggctgtggccgcaggggtgaccaggatcggggacgtgctgggtggcggaggactgggctggatgctcccgcaggagttggcgcgacgcgcgtctgtgagtgtccaggtcgcagccgatgccatccaagacctgagaacggtcgtgctcggacccgacgttattttgggtcttgaggtggcccaggtgcgcggtggtcttccgtctgagcgttcccctgttcggacggaattccacattggccccaagccccgaaccctccctcaggtgctggtgccccgcaatatgagccgcctcggggacatgccctctgtgccttttggcacggcaaagaggggctttttgtacggactgctgctgcacaccttccattttctcgcccttgtccgtcgaccggacacgcccttgttgccgtccggcggcggaggcccccgatgggaggccctctacggaggtgtcctccccctttctatcggggacctgggttggagggtgttgcatgcagcagtcccttataataagaggatgcataggttcacggactctcaggacacgtgccatttttgcggtcttgtggagtccgtggaccatgtatacatagggtgttgtaggctgcactccctttttagttatttgaaaaaccttttattgatgttttgtttgcacttcagccccatgctcctgatctatgggcacccggtgcggaaggtgGTCGGGAAgtaggaggacctcctcgtgaacctgctcctgggcctggccaagttggccattaacaggtccagtcagcgggcgatcgacgggggagtcccgcccgattgtttgtccctcttccgcggctacgttcgctgccggatgtccctggagaaggagcacgcggtgtctgctggcactctcgaggccttccgtgctcggtgggcaccgcggggactggggtgttttgttgacccctttaatcacattttgatttaaagtttgtaagtttcctttaaactttgttcttggttttacagctgacctgaattaggggctgtgcctgatttatcccaattttgttgatttggttttcatttaaaagattatcagcaaGGTTattcggggacctgggttggagggtgttgcatgcagcagtcccttataataagaggatgcataggttcatggactctcaggacacgtgccctttttgcggtcttgtggagtccgtggaccatgtatacatagggtgttgtagactgcactccctttttagttatttgaaaaaccttttattgatgttttgtttggacttcagccccacgctcctgatctatgggcacccggtgcggaagggtgtcgggaaggaggaggacctcctcgtgaacctgctcctgagcctggccaagttggccattaacaggtccaggcagcgggcgatcaacgggggagtcccgcccgattgtttgcccctcttccgtggctacgttcactgccggatgtccctggagaaggagcacgcggtgtctgctggcactctcgaggccttccatgctcagtgggtaccacggggactggggtgttttgttgacccctttaatcacattttgatttaaagtttgtaagtttcctttaaactttgttcttggttttacagctgacctgaattaggggctgtgcctgatttatcccaattttgttgatttggtatttcatttaaaagattatcagcaaGGTTATCTATTTCAAACTGCATAATATCACCCATTTCTGCACTTGCGTCAGCTCATCTGATCCTAAAACTTTGATCCATGTATTTCTTCCCCTAGACTCCATTATTCTAATACTCTTCAGGCTGACCTCCCACCTTGCACCCTCTATAAACTCGAACTCACTCAATTAACTGCTACAATACATCTAAACTCTAATATATCTAAATATCACAACGAGCACAAAATGCTGCTCAGCCATCACGTCTGTATTCTGAGGCAATGtcagatcaaaaggcagctgtaagcctccaattggctccacagtggaaagaacctcgttttgaattcgtaaggtgaaaatgctttgactGATGTTTGGTTAAATCTGTGGGTTTCTggtgccttaatggagattagtttgggaatctgTTTACATTTATAATgggagtaatttgtagccatgtgtacatattttaacctgtgtgaatgaataaaatatttcaattaatttcatgaaaaacctcaagaactggtggtctgattcctgaatttagagttgtatctcacacataacacttaaaatgataGTTTATGAGAGTTGTTCAAAGTTTCCCTCAGGgacttttaaataactcagctgtaccaactgcATCGCCCCAGCTTCCAATGCAGCAACATCTCTATTTTATATACTTACGCTGGTTTTGCCCCTCACATtttttgtaacttcctccaggcCAACAACCCTTCCAGATCTCTGTGTTACATCCAATGTTCTCATCAAGCTCATTCCAGATGTTCATTGCTCCATCACTGGAAGCTGTGCCTTCATCTGCCTGGCCTGTAAGCTCTGGAATTAACTCCTTCctaactctctctcctctgcaAATCCCTCTTAAAAGCCTAACTCTTGGCAAATATTTCACCTCCTTTTGTGGCTGGGTGTAAATTTTCTTTGATAATGCCGCTGTGAACCTTCATGAGGTTTCTCACTATGTTAAAGgtcctatgtaaatgcaagttgttattgttggttTCATGGGACCAATTGGAACTGTACATAGATTGGACTAAATGGGCTGTGAGGTCACCATCAGCAGATGGTCTCAAAGTGTTTGGCCAGGTGTTAGATCTTCAGTGCCAGTAGGATTGTACAGTTTGCACCAGTACTAACCTGTACCACCTTCTAGCTACATTTCAGGGAATATAATGATCAATTACATAGAGGCAGCAACTTTCTAGATGCGATGTAATCAGTCAGTTTCTCCTGAGCAACAGCAAGGATTAACTGTGAAATTTGCACCAACCCTGACTGGTTACACGGGAACAGGTCCTCTCTAATGTCCTTGTGAATATTTCCTACAGGCCCAGGACAGGATCCAGATTGTCCATCAAACCCTGTGTCACATCAGCAAGATCTACAGCATGAACCTGGGATCAGTCACATGGGACCGGGACAAAGTGGAAAACGTCCGGCTTCTCCTGGATCGGCAGCTCAGCGAGCTGGAAGAATGTGTTAGGGAACCAGAATCAGAgcacaagatgaggagaaactccgcCATTCAAAAATATTTCAGGAAACTTCGAAAGTTTCTCAAACAGAAGGTGAGACAGTAGATAATTGACAGTGTGATTACTGGCATGTAGTTCATTCAGGTGCATTTAAATCTGTTCATTCTctaatgaggtttcctgaatgaTTTCTCTTTTTCAGGGATTCAGTGACTGTGCCTGGGAAATAATCCGCACTGAGACCAGGGCCCGTTTACAACAGCTCCTTTTCGTAACGGCACAAATCAGCAGAAGAAACTGAAAAATATTCCAGTAGTAGAgactaaattaatttaaattaccTATTTATAAAAATAATATCTTATTGTATTTTACTGTATTGCTAAGGTGACACTTTGATGCTTGGTGGCCATTGGAAAGCAAAGAATATCTTGATGCCACTTTATgtttgattatttttttaaatttattgatAGTTCTCGCTCTGTTATTTTTCTCTGTGTTGAAATGTTAAATGTTTCACGAGGGGAAAAATCTGAGGAAAAAATGCAATTTCTGTCCCTCCCTTTATTACCTGGCAGCAGCTACAATAACAGTTTCATTTCACTTTTGCTCTGTGAAGCACCTAATTCCAGTAGTTTGTTTTCCAGCGTAGATCTCTGAACTGGCCCAAGTAGCTGGCCACTAACAAGAaataaaaattacctggaaaaactcagcaggtctggcagcatcggcggagaagagtacagttgatgtttcgagtcctcatgacccttcaacagaactaagtaaaaataggagaggggtgaaatataagctgctttgggc containing:
- the LOC121268969 gene encoding interferon alpha-F-like translates to MALASIWRFWMVLLFLCGTLSLGCEKLQLQQVLNTETLSKLNAMGGRFPRQCIRERLDLKTKPMDLVRLSEGLQAQDRIQIVHQTLCHISKIYSMNLGSVTWDRDKVENVRLLLDRQLSELEECVREPESEHKMRRNSAIQKYFRKLRKFLKQKGFSDCAWEIIRTETRARLQQLLFVTAQISRRN